A window of the Streptomyces albireticuli genome harbors these coding sequences:
- the aroQ gene encoding type II 3-dehydroquinate dehydratase — MAGAAGARRVLVLNGPNLGRLGSREPDVYGATSYAGLVEECTRLGKELGFAVEVRETNDEGELIRWLHEAADGSLPVVINPGAFTHYSYGMRDAAAQRTAPLIEVHISNPYAREEFRHTSVIAAVASGTVAGFGIGSYRLALRALAEELGG; from the coding sequence GTGGCAGGAGCGGCCGGAGCGCGCCGGGTCCTCGTGCTCAACGGGCCGAACCTCGGCCGGCTCGGCTCCCGTGAGCCCGATGTGTACGGCGCGACCTCCTACGCGGGCCTGGTCGAGGAGTGCACCCGGCTCGGCAAGGAGCTCGGCTTCGCCGTCGAGGTCCGGGAGACCAACGACGAGGGCGAGCTGATCCGCTGGCTGCACGAGGCCGCCGACGGCTCGCTCCCGGTCGTCATCAACCCCGGTGCGTTCACGCACTACTCCTACGGGATGCGGGACGCGGCCGCGCAGCGCACGGCCCCGCTGATCGAGGTGCACATCTCGAACCCGTACGCCCGGGAGGAGTTCCGCCACACGTCCGTGATCGCGGCGGTGGCGAGCGGGACGGTCGCGGGGTTCGGCATCGGTTCGTACCGGCTGGCGCTGCGTGCGCTGGCGGAGGAACTCGGGGGCTGA
- a CDS encoding M24 family metallopeptidase has translation MSEVYAARRARLRERCEAAGSEAALVSGDANVRYLAGGAPPGATLLVGAGQDLLCCATDPFGDRAADHPAEDVRVLVLAAPDGDPAVAAAERAAEAGVRSLAVEEHHLTVARHRALGSVAPRLRLADLGTAVEQQRLVKDPEEISALRIASEIADQALGELLESILVGRTERHLALELERRLVDHGAVGPAFPTSVGAGPNSGLAGHTPTDRRVEEGDFLSVCLGADYRGYRSEIARTFVIGTAPADWQIELYDQVFAAQRAGREALAPGTPYRDVDRAARVVLEAAGHGERLGPGIGHGVGLENDEDPRLTPSAMGKLDACVPVTVDPGVHLPGRGGVRIDDTLVVRSEADGGPELLTITTKELLAL, from the coding sequence ATGTCCGAGGTGTACGCGGCTCGCCGCGCGCGGCTGCGTGAGCGCTGCGAGGCGGCCGGGAGCGAGGCCGCCCTGGTGTCCGGCGACGCCAACGTCCGGTATCTGGCCGGTGGTGCCCCGCCGGGTGCCACCCTGCTCGTGGGGGCCGGCCAGGACCTCCTGTGCTGCGCCACGGACCCCTTCGGGGACCGTGCGGCCGACCATCCCGCCGAGGACGTGCGGGTCCTGGTGCTGGCAGCGCCCGACGGCGACCCGGCCGTCGCCGCCGCCGAGCGGGCCGCCGAGGCGGGCGTCCGCTCGCTGGCGGTCGAGGAGCACCACCTCACCGTCGCCCGGCACCGCGCCCTGGGCTCGGTCGCGCCCCGGCTGCGCCTGGCCGACCTGGGCACGGCCGTGGAGCAGCAGCGGCTGGTCAAGGACCCCGAGGAGATCTCCGCGCTGCGGATCGCCTCGGAGATCGCCGATCAGGCCCTCGGCGAGCTCCTGGAGTCGATTCTCGTCGGCCGCACCGAGCGCCATCTGGCGCTGGAGCTGGAGCGCCGGCTGGTGGACCACGGCGCGGTCGGGCCGGCCTTCCCGACCTCGGTGGGTGCCGGGCCGAACTCCGGTCTCGCCGGGCACACGCCCACCGACCGGCGGGTCGAGGAGGGTGACTTCCTCAGCGTCTGCCTGGGTGCCGACTACCGGGGCTACCGCAGCGAGATCGCCCGTACGTTCGTCATCGGCACCGCCCCGGCGGACTGGCAGATCGAGCTGTACGACCAGGTCTTCGCGGCTCAGCGGGCCGGCCGGGAGGCCCTCGCGCCGGGCACTCCGTACCGCGACGTGGACCGGGCGGCGAGGGTCGTGCTGGAGGCCGCGGGGCACGGTGAGCGGCTCGGACCGGGCATCGGACACGGCGTGGGACTCGAAAACGACGAGGACCCTCGGCTGACGCCTTCGGCAATGGGTAAACTGGACGCTTGCGTGCCGGTCACCGTAGATCCGGGGGTTCACCTCCCGGGGCGCGGCGGGGTCCGGATCGATGACACGCTCGTCGTCCGCTCAGAAGCGGACGGCGGACCCGAGCTACTCACCATTACGACCAAAGAGCTGCTCGCGCTCTGA
- the aroC gene encoding chorismate synthase — translation MSRLRWLTAGESHGPALVATLEGLPAGVPITTDLVADALARRRLGYGRGARMKFERDEVTFLGGVRHGLSLGSPVAVMVGNTEWPKWEKVMAADPVDPAELATMARNAPLTRPRPGHADLAGMQKYGFDEARPILERASARETAARVALGAVARSFLKETAGIEIVSHVVELAAAKAPYGVYPKPSDVERLDADPVRCLDEAASKAMVAEIDQAHKDGDTLGGVVEVLAYGVPVGLGSHVHWDRRLDARLAAALMGIQAIKGVEVGDGFELARVPGSKAHDEIVATDEGLRRTSGRSGGTEGGLTTGELLRVRAAMKPIATVPRALATVDVTTGEATQAHHQRSDVCAVPAAGIVAEAMVALVLADAVTEKFGGDSVTETRRNVQGYLDNLAIK, via the coding sequence TTGAGCAGGTTGCGCTGGCTGACGGCCGGGGAGTCGCATGGTCCGGCACTGGTGGCGACGCTGGAGGGTCTCCCCGCCGGTGTGCCGATCACCACCGACTTGGTGGCGGACGCCCTCGCCCGGCGCCGGCTCGGCTACGGCCGCGGCGCCCGGATGAAGTTCGAGCGCGACGAGGTCACCTTCCTGGGCGGCGTGCGCCACGGTCTGTCCCTGGGTTCCCCGGTCGCCGTCATGGTGGGCAACACCGAGTGGCCCAAGTGGGAGAAGGTCATGGCGGCCGACCCGGTCGACCCGGCCGAGCTCGCCACGATGGCCCGCAACGCCCCGCTGACCCGCCCGCGCCCCGGCCACGCCGACCTGGCCGGCATGCAGAAGTACGGTTTCGACGAGGCCCGCCCGATCCTGGAGCGCGCCTCCGCCCGCGAGACCGCCGCCCGCGTCGCCCTCGGCGCCGTCGCCCGTTCCTTCCTCAAGGAGACGGCCGGCATCGAGATCGTCTCCCACGTCGTGGAGCTGGCCGCCGCCAAGGCCCCGTACGGCGTCTACCCGAAGCCCTCCGACGTCGAGCGCCTGGACGCCGACCCGGTGCGCTGCCTGGACGAGGCCGCGAGCAAGGCGATGGTCGCCGAGATCGACCAGGCCCACAAGGACGGCGACACCCTCGGCGGCGTCGTCGAGGTCCTCGCCTACGGCGTGCCCGTCGGCCTGGGCTCGCACGTCCACTGGGACCGCCGTCTCGACGCGCGGCTGGCCGCCGCCCTGATGGGCATCCAGGCCATCAAGGGCGTCGAGGTCGGCGACGGCTTCGAGCTGGCCCGGGTGCCCGGCTCCAAGGCCCACGACGAGATCGTGGCCACCGACGAGGGCCTGCGCCGCACCTCCGGCCGCTCCGGCGGCACCGAGGGCGGTCTGACCACCGGCGAGCTGCTGCGCGTCCGGGCGGCCATGAAGCCCATCGCCACCGTGCCCCGCGCGCTCGCCACCGTCGACGTCACCACCGGCGAGGCCACCCAGGCCCACCACCAGCGCTCCGACGTCTGCGCCGTGCCCGCCGCGGGCATCGTCGCCGAGGCCATGGTCGCGCTGGTGCTGGCCGACGCGGTGACGGAGAAGTTCGGCGGCGACAGCGTCACCGAGACCCGCCGCAACGTCCAGGGCTACCTCGACAACCTGGCCATCAAGTGA
- a CDS encoding AAA family ATPase produces MGELEDRGPGRSPGIGKGRGRGEGTSGRPPRAPSLRRNETEPPDAAPRGTATTPRPRRPRGPGRPSPDAPAPAVGPTGHFTLPAPPPLPAAPAPPQPMAVADPAHAPVAVLLIGPAGAGKTTVARHWADTRRVPTAHISLDDVREWVRSGFADPQSGWNDHSEAQYRLARRTCGFAARNFLANGISCILDDAVFPDRPVVGLGGWKRHVGPGLLPVVLLPGLEVVLERNAERSGNRRLSDEEVARIHGRMAGWYGSGLPIIDNTQQDVATTGRLLDDIVARALTAPPGPGR; encoded by the coding sequence CTGGGGGAGCTTGAGGACCGGGGTCCGGGGCGGAGCCCCGGTATCGGGAAGGGGCGGGGCAGGGGAGAAGGAACCTCCGGCCGACCACCCCGCGCCCCTTCACTTCGCCGCAACGAGACGGAGCCACCGGATGCAGCACCCCGTGGGACCGCCACCACCCCACGCCCCCGGCGTCCCCGCGGGCCAGGGCGGCCATCCCCCGATGCCCCCGCGCCCGCGGTGGGCCCCACCGGTCACTTCACCCTGCCCGCACCCCCGCCCCTCCCCGCCGCCCCGGCACCCCCGCAGCCCATGGCCGTCGCCGACCCCGCGCACGCCCCCGTGGCGGTGCTCCTCATCGGTCCGGCCGGGGCGGGCAAGACGACCGTGGCGCGGCACTGGGCCGACACCCGCCGGGTGCCCACGGCCCACATCAGCCTCGACGACGTCCGCGAATGGGTGCGGTCCGGCTTCGCCGACCCGCAGTCAGGCTGGAACGACCACTCCGAGGCGCAGTACCGCCTGGCCCGCCGCACCTGCGGCTTCGCCGCCCGGAACTTCCTCGCCAACGGCATCTCCTGCATCCTCGACGACGCCGTCTTCCCCGACCGGCCCGTGGTGGGCCTCGGCGGCTGGAAGCGGCACGTGGGCCCCGGTCTGCTGCCTGTGGTCCTGCTGCCGGGCCTGGAGGTCGTCCTGGAGCGCAACGCCGAGCGCTCCGGCAACCGCCGTCTGAGCGACGAGGAGGTCGCCCGGATCCACGGCCGGATGGCCGGCTGGTACGGCTCGGGCCTGCCCATCATCGACAACACCCAGCAGGACGTCGCCACCACCGGCCGCCTCCTGGACGACATCGTCGCCCGCGCCCTGACCGCCCCGCCCGGCCCCGGCCGGTAG
- the efp gene encoding elongation factor P — protein sequence MASTNDLKNGMVLKLDGGQLWSVVEFQHVKPGKGPAFVRTKLKNVLSGKVVDKTFNAGVKVETATVDRRDMQFSYMDGEYFVFMDMQTFDQLMVDRKTVGDAANFLLEGFTATVAAHEGEVLYVELPAAVELVIEHTEPGVQGDRSTGGSKPARLETGYEIQVPLFITTGEKIKVDTRTGDYLGRVNS from the coding sequence GTGGCATCCACGAACGACCTCAAGAACGGCATGGTGCTCAAGCTCGACGGGGGCCAGCTCTGGTCCGTCGTCGAGTTCCAGCACGTCAAGCCCGGCAAGGGCCCCGCCTTCGTCCGTACGAAGCTGAAGAACGTGCTCTCCGGCAAGGTCGTCGACAAGACCTTCAACGCGGGCGTGAAGGTCGAGACGGCCACCGTTGACCGCCGCGACATGCAGTTCTCGTACATGGACGGCGAGTACTTCGTCTTCATGGACATGCAGACCTTCGACCAGCTGATGGTCGACCGCAAGACCGTCGGCGACGCCGCCAACTTCCTGCTCGAGGGCTTCACGGCCACCGTGGCCGCGCACGAGGGCGAGGTGCTCTACGTCGAGCTGCCGGCCGCCGTCGAGCTCGTCATCGAGCACACCGAGCCGGGTGTCCAGGGCGACCGTTCCACCGGTGGCTCGAAGCCCGCGCGACTGGAGACCGGCTACGAGATCCAGGTCCCGCTCTTCATCACCACCGGTGAGAAGATCAAGGTCGACACTCGCACCGGTGATTACCTCGGTCGGGTGAACAGCTAA
- the mltG gene encoding endolytic transglycosylase MltG — protein MTEYGRDSGSHPWHPGDPLYGDQGYGGQQQHPQSQQQSSYGQQQYDWDPSQTAGGQYGHQQPGDPQQYGRSAGGYAGGGPDYYAQQDASYPPHPQPQQPGQQQGYEQQGQQGQQGYEQQGAPEPEPALRWNSEPDEEKISLFDDEPAAPVKPAGGSGDADDEPREESRRDRRGKKPKKNKRRSGTACLLVAVVLVGVVGGGGYLAYDYWQSHFGAAPDYEGEGTGQVQVEIPKGAGLGQMGEVLQKAGVVKSVGAFTEAAGKNPKGGAIQPGTYSLHKEMSGKAAVEMMTNAANFLVIAEGRRAVQIYAAIDQKLGLPAGTTKGVAKSEAKNLGLPDWANSDPKIEDPLEGFLFPSQYSAGKGTKPEAVLKQMVARAKENYAKQDLEGKARELGLKSPLQLITVASLVNAEGKTHDDFRKMSRVIYNRLKPSNTQTNGKLEFDSTYNYATNQSKLNMSQSAMRALDHPYNTYFAKNKGLPPGPIGNPGEEALKAAMDPEAGDWYYFVSLDGKTTTFTTTYAEHQKLADEFARKQKQG, from the coding sequence ATGACTGAGTACGGCCGGGACTCCGGCTCCCACCCGTGGCACCCCGGGGACCCTCTGTACGGGGACCAGGGGTACGGCGGACAGCAGCAGCACCCGCAGTCGCAGCAGCAGTCCTCGTACGGTCAGCAGCAGTACGACTGGGACCCCTCGCAGACCGCGGGGGGCCAGTACGGTCACCAGCAGCCGGGCGACCCGCAGCAGTACGGGCGGTCCGCCGGCGGCTACGCCGGCGGCGGCCCCGACTACTACGCGCAGCAGGACGCCTCGTACCCGCCGCACCCCCAGCCCCAGCAGCCGGGGCAGCAGCAGGGGTACGAACAGCAGGGGCAGCAGGGGCAGCAGGGGTACGAGCAGCAGGGGGCGCCCGAGCCGGAGCCGGCCCTCCGCTGGAACTCCGAGCCCGACGAGGAGAAGATCTCCCTCTTCGACGATGAGCCCGCGGCCCCCGTGAAGCCCGCCGGCGGTTCCGGTGACGCCGACGACGAGCCCCGCGAGGAGTCCCGGCGGGACCGGCGCGGCAAGAAGCCCAAGAAGAACAAGCGCCGCAGCGGCACCGCCTGCCTGCTGGTGGCGGTCGTCCTCGTCGGCGTCGTCGGCGGTGGCGGCTACCTCGCCTACGACTACTGGCAGAGCCACTTCGGCGCCGCGCCCGACTACGAGGGCGAGGGCACCGGTCAGGTGCAGGTCGAGATCCCCAAGGGGGCCGGCCTCGGTCAGATGGGCGAGGTCCTCCAGAAGGCGGGCGTCGTGAAGAGCGTCGGCGCCTTCACCGAGGCGGCCGGAAAGAACCCCAAGGGCGGGGCCATCCAGCCCGGCACGTACTCCCTGCACAAGGAGATGTCCGGCAAGGCGGCGGTCGAGATGATGACCAACGCCGCGAACTTCCTCGTCATCGCCGAGGGCCGGCGTGCCGTGCAGATCTACGCCGCCATCGACCAGAAGCTCGGTCTCCCGGCGGGAACGACCAAGGGCGTCGCGAAGAGCGAGGCGAAGAACCTCGGGCTGCCGGACTGGGCGAACAGCGACCCGAAGATCGAGGACCCGCTGGAGGGCTTCCTCTTCCCCTCGCAGTACAGCGCGGGCAAGGGCACCAAGCCGGAGGCCGTCCTCAAGCAGATGGTGGCGCGGGCCAAGGAGAACTACGCCAAGCAGGACCTGGAGGGCAAGGCCAGGGAACTCGGCCTGAAGTCCCCGCTCCAGCTGATCACCGTGGCGAGCCTGGTCAACGCCGAGGGCAAGACGCACGACGACTTCCGCAAGATGTCGCGCGTCATCTACAACCGCCTCAAGCCCAGCAACACCCAGACGAACGGCAAGCTGGAGTTCGACTCGACGTACAACTACGCGACGAACCAGAGCAAGCTGAACATGAGCCAGTCGGCGATGCGTGCCCTGGACCACCCGTACAACACGTACTTCGCCAAGAACAAGGGCCTGCCCCCGGGCCCCATCGGCAACCCCGGCGAGGAGGCGCTCAAGGCGGCGATGGACCCGGAGGCCGGTGACTGGTACTACTTCGTCTCCCTGGACGGGAAGACCACGACGTTCACCACCACCTACGCGGAGCACCAGAAGCTCGCGGACGAGTTCGCCAGGAAGCAGAAGCAGGGATGA
- the aroB gene encoding 3-dehydroquinate synthase yields MTDAPTRIQVAGSAGTAPYEVLVGRQLLGELPGLIGTQAKRVAVLHPEALAETGEVLRADLAAQGYEAIAIQLPNAEEAKTVEVAAYCWKALGQTSFTRTDVIVGVGGGATTDVAGFVAATWLRGVRWIAVPTTVLAMVDAAVGGKTGINTAEGKNLVGAFHPPAGVLCDLAALDSLPVHDYVSGLAEVIKAGFISDPAILDLIEADPEAARTPEGPHTAELIERAIRVKAEVVSSDLKESGLREILNYGHTLAHAIEKNERYNWRHGAAVSVGMVFAAELGRIAGRLDDATADRHRAILEAVGLPVTYRGDQWPKLVENMKVDKKSRGDRLRFIVLDGLAKPTVLESPDPAMLLAAHAEIAA; encoded by the coding sequence ATGACCGACGCCCCCACCCGCATCCAGGTCGCCGGCAGCGCGGGCACCGCGCCGTACGAGGTCCTGGTCGGGCGCCAGCTGCTGGGCGAGCTGCCCGGACTGATCGGCACCCAGGCCAAGCGCGTGGCCGTGCTGCACCCCGAGGCGCTCGCCGAGACCGGGGAGGTGCTGCGCGCGGACCTGGCCGCACAGGGTTACGAGGCCATCGCGATCCAGCTCCCCAACGCGGAGGAGGCCAAGACCGTCGAGGTCGCGGCCTACTGCTGGAAGGCGCTCGGCCAGACCAGCTTCACCCGCACCGATGTGATCGTCGGCGTCGGCGGCGGCGCCACCACCGACGTGGCCGGCTTCGTCGCCGCCACCTGGCTGCGCGGCGTCCGCTGGATCGCCGTGCCCACCACCGTGCTGGCCATGGTCGACGCGGCCGTCGGCGGCAAGACCGGCATCAACACCGCCGAGGGCAAGAACCTCGTCGGCGCCTTCCACCCGCCGGCCGGCGTGCTGTGCGACCTGGCGGCCCTGGACTCGCTGCCGGTGCACGACTACGTCAGCGGCCTCGCCGAGGTCATCAAGGCCGGTTTCATCTCGGACCCGGCCATCCTCGACCTGATCGAGGCGGACCCGGAGGCGGCCCGTACGCCCGAGGGCCCGCACACCGCCGAGCTGATCGAGCGCGCGATCCGGGTCAAGGCCGAGGTCGTCTCCTCCGACCTCAAGGAGTCGGGCCTGCGGGAGATCCTCAACTACGGCCACACCCTCGCCCACGCCATCGAGAAGAACGAGCGCTACAACTGGCGGCACGGCGCGGCCGTCTCCGTCGGCATGGTCTTCGCCGCCGAGCTCGGCCGGATCGCCGGCCGGCTGGACGACGCGACCGCCGACCGGCACCGCGCGATCCTGGAGGCCGTGGGCCTGCCCGTCACCTACCGCGGCGACCAGTGGCCCAAGCTGGTGGAGAACATGAAGGTCGACAAGAAGTCCCGGGGCGACCGGCTGCGCTTCATCGTCCTCGACGGGCTCGCCAAGCCGACGGTCCTGGAGTCGCCGGACCCGGCGATGCTGCTGGCCGCGCACGCCGAGATCGCGGCGTGA
- a CDS encoding shikimate dehydrogenase: MSDLREHRRRAAVLGSPIAHSLSPVLHRAAYAELGLKEWSYDRFEVDEAALPAFLDGLDAGWAGLSLTMPLKRAVIPLLDEVRETAGSVEAVNTVVFTPDGRRVGENTDIPGIVAALRERGVGSVPSAAVLGAGATASSALAALARICTGEVTAYVRSEARAAEMRRWGERLGVSVRTADWSRAAEALTAPLVVATTPAGATDGLAGVVPDRPGTLFDVLYEPWPTPLAAAWSGRGGAVVGGLDLLVHQAVLQVGLMTGRATAPLAAMRAAGEAALGARAAGRELTE, encoded by the coding sequence ATGAGTGACCTGAGGGAGCACCGCCGCCGGGCGGCCGTGCTCGGTTCGCCGATCGCCCACTCGCTCTCCCCGGTGCTGCACCGGGCCGCCTACGCGGAGCTCGGCCTGAAGGAGTGGTCGTACGACCGCTTCGAGGTCGACGAGGCGGCGCTGCCGGCCTTCCTGGACGGGCTGGACGCCGGCTGGGCCGGGCTGTCGCTGACCATGCCGCTCAAGCGGGCGGTGATCCCGCTGCTGGACGAGGTGCGGGAGACCGCCGGTTCCGTCGAGGCCGTCAACACCGTGGTGTTCACGCCGGACGGTCGCCGCGTCGGCGAGAACACCGACATCCCGGGCATCGTGGCGGCCCTGCGCGAGCGCGGCGTCGGCTCCGTGCCCTCCGCCGCCGTCCTCGGCGCCGGGGCCACCGCCTCCTCCGCCCTGGCCGCCCTCGCCCGGATCTGCACCGGCGAGGTCACCGCGTACGTCCGCAGCGAGGCGCGGGCCGCCGAGATGCGCCGGTGGGGCGAGCGGCTCGGCGTGTCCGTGCGCACCGCCGACTGGTCCCGCGCCGCCGAGGCCCTCACCGCGCCGCTTGTCGTCGCGACCACCCCGGCGGGTGCCACCGACGGCCTCGCGGGCGTCGTCCCGGACCGCCCCGGCACCCTCTTCGACGTGCTGTACGAGCCCTGGCCGACCCCGCTGGCCGCGGCCTGGTCCGGGCGCGGCGGGGCCGTCGTCGGCGGCCTCGACCTGCTCGTCCACCAGGCGGTGCTCCAGGTCGGGCTGATGACCGGCCGCGCCACGGCGCCGCTGGCGGCCATGCGCGCCGCGGGCGAGGCGGCGCTCGGCGCCCGCGCCGCGGGACGCGAGCTGACGGAGTAG
- the nusB gene encoding transcription antitermination factor NusB — translation MAARSKARKRAFQILFEADQRGITVQNVLADWIRHSRSDDRQPPVNEYTMQLVEGYAEHVARIDELIATYAVDWDLDRMPVADRNIVRLGAYELIWEDGTPDAVAIDEAVQLAKEFSTDDSPAFVNGLLGRFKELKPSLRRA, via the coding sequence GTGGCCGCTCGCAGCAAGGCCCGTAAGCGCGCCTTCCAGATCCTCTTCGAGGCCGATCAGCGCGGGATCACCGTGCAGAACGTCCTCGCCGACTGGATCCGGCACTCGCGGTCCGACGACCGGCAGCCGCCGGTCAATGAGTACACCATGCAGCTGGTCGAGGGGTACGCCGAGCACGTCGCCCGTATCGACGAGCTGATCGCCACCTACGCGGTCGACTGGGACCTGGACCGGATGCCGGTCGCGGACCGGAACATCGTGCGGCTCGGTGCCTACGAGCTGATCTGGGAGGACGGCACTCCGGACGCGGTCGCGATCGACGAGGCGGTGCAGCTCGCCAAGGAGTTCTCGACCGATGACTCGCCGGCCTTCGTCAACGGCCTGCTCGGCCGCTTCAAGGAGCTCAAGCCGAGTCTCCGCCGGGCATGA
- the bldD gene encoding transcriptional regulator BldD produces MSSEYAKQLGAKLRAIRTQQGLSLHGVEEKSQGRWKAVVVGSYERGDRAVTVQRLAELADFYGVPVQELLPGTTPGGAAEPPPKLVLDLERLAHVPAEKAGPLQRYAATIQSQRGDYNGKVLSIRQDDLRTLAVIYDQSPSVLTEQLISWGVLDADARRAVQHEDA; encoded by the coding sequence ATGTCCAGCGAATACGCCAAACAGCTCGGGGCCAAGCTCCGCGCCATCCGCACCCAGCAGGGCCTCTCCCTCCATGGCGTCGAGGAGAAGTCCCAGGGCCGTTGGAAGGCCGTCGTAGTGGGCTCGTACGAGCGCGGCGACCGTGCAGTGACCGTCCAGCGCCTGGCCGAGCTGGCCGATTTCTACGGCGTTCCGGTGCAGGAACTGCTGCCGGGCACCACTCCCGGCGGGGCCGCCGAGCCGCCGCCGAAGCTGGTCCTGGACCTTGAGCGCCTGGCTCATGTGCCGGCCGAGAAGGCGGGCCCGCTCCAGCGTTACGCGGCGACCATCCAGAGCCAGCGTGGCGATTACAACGGCAAGGTCCTGTCGATCCGCCAGGACGACCTCCGCACTCTTGCCGTGATCTACGACCAGTCGCCCTCGGTGCTCACCGAGCAGCTGATCAGCTGGGGCGTCCTGGACGCCGACGCGCGCCGCGCCGTCCAGCACGAGGACGCCTAG
- the pyrR gene encoding bifunctional pyr operon transcriptional regulator/uracil phosphoribosyltransferase PyrR, with protein MDAHRDANPPGSVSARPVLEAPDIARVLTRIAHEIVERAKGADDVVLLGIPTRGVFLARRLAAKLEEITGGKMPVGSLDITMYRDDLRLRPARALARTEIPGEGVDGRLVILVDDVLFSGRTIRAALDALGDIGRPRAVQLAVLVDRGHRELPIRADYVGKNLPTSLRETVKVQLTEEDGRDSVLLGTRETTPAEQ; from the coding sequence ATGGACGCACACCGTGACGCAAACCCTCCGGGTTCCGTCTCCGCCCGTCCCGTGCTCGAAGCACCGGACATCGCCCGGGTCCTGACCCGTATCGCCCACGAGATCGTCGAACGCGCCAAGGGCGCCGACGACGTGGTGCTCCTCGGCATCCCCACCCGCGGGGTCTTCCTCGCCCGCCGGCTGGCCGCCAAGCTCGAAGAGATCACCGGCGGAAAGATGCCGGTCGGCTCCCTCGACATCACCATGTACCGCGACGACCTGCGGCTGCGGCCCGCCCGCGCGCTGGCCCGCACCGAGATCCCCGGTGAGGGCGTCGACGGCCGTCTGGTGATCCTCGTCGACGACGTGCTCTTCTCCGGCCGCACGATCCGCGCCGCGCTCGACGCGCTGGGCGACATCGGCCGCCCGCGCGCCGTCCAGCTCGCCGTCCTCGTCGACCGGGGCCACCGCGAGCTCCCGATCCGCGCCGACTACGTCGGCAAGAACCTCCCCACGTCGCTGCGGGAGACGGTCAAGGTCCAGCTCACCGAGGAGGACGGCCGCGACAGCGTGCTCCTCGGCACGCGCGAGACCACCCCGGCCGAGCAGTAG
- a CDS encoding shikimate kinase, whose protein sequence is MTPPVVVLVGPPGSGKSTTGALLAQRLGTGYRDTDADIERRAGKSIPEIFIDEGEPHFRELERQAVRDAVAEHPGVLALGGGAIMDDGTRALLKGLPVVFLDVELADAVHRVGLDAPRPLLAVNPRQRWRELMAARRPLYTEVARATVSTGDRTPAEVADAVLDALALPRDRTPDTTQ, encoded by the coding sequence GTGACCCCGCCCGTGGTCGTGCTGGTGGGCCCGCCGGGATCCGGCAAGTCCACCACCGGTGCCCTGCTCGCCCAGCGGCTGGGCACCGGTTACCGCGACACCGACGCCGACATCGAGCGGCGGGCCGGCAAGTCCATCCCGGAGATCTTCATCGACGAGGGCGAGCCGCACTTCCGCGAGCTGGAGCGGCAGGCCGTCCGCGACGCCGTGGCCGAGCACCCCGGGGTGCTCGCCCTCGGCGGCGGCGCGATCATGGACGACGGCACCCGCGCCCTGCTCAAGGGCCTTCCGGTGGTCTTCCTCGACGTCGAACTCGCCGACGCCGTGCACCGGGTGGGCCTGGACGCCCCCCGCCCGCTCCTCGCGGTCAACCCGCGGCAGCGCTGGCGCGAGCTGATGGCGGCGCGCCGCCCGCTGTACACCGAGGTCGCCCGCGCCACCGTCAGCACCGGCGACCGGACCCCGGCCGAGGTGGCCGACGCCGTGCTCGACGCGCTGGCCCTGCCCCGGGACCGTACCCCCGACACCACGCAGTGA